The Micromonospora sp. NBC_00421 genome contains a region encoding:
- a CDS encoding tRNA (adenine-N1)-methyltransferase, with protein MPPVHRGPFRPGDRVQLTDPKGRMHTVTLEPGKEFHTHRGILAHDALIGQPDGSVVSTAGGGTAFLALRPLLSDYVLSMPRGAQVIYPKDSAQIVAMGDVFPGAKVLEAGAGSGALSCSLLRAVGTGGELHSYEVRDDFAQIARRNVEAFFGAPHPAWRLHVGDVADCPETGFDRIILDMLTPWETLDMVERALLPGGVFVGYVATTPQLSELVEALRERGGWTEPRAWESLVRDWHAEGLAVRPDHRMIAHTAFLVSARKLAPGVTAPPRRRKPSKGAEAYAERKQALREAAAAREAAALAAVTSAVGADEADRS; from the coding sequence CTGCCCCCGGTGCACCGGGGGCCGTTCCGCCCCGGCGACCGGGTGCAGCTGACCGACCCCAAGGGGAGGATGCACACCGTCACCCTGGAACCCGGCAAGGAGTTCCACACCCACCGGGGCATCCTGGCGCACGACGCGCTGATCGGGCAGCCCGACGGCAGCGTGGTCAGCACCGCCGGCGGCGGGACGGCCTTCCTGGCGCTGCGTCCGCTGCTGTCGGACTACGTGCTGTCCATGCCGCGCGGCGCCCAGGTGATCTACCCGAAGGACTCGGCGCAGATCGTCGCCATGGGCGACGTCTTCCCCGGCGCCAAGGTGCTGGAGGCCGGCGCCGGCTCCGGGGCGCTGAGCTGTTCGCTGCTGCGCGCCGTCGGCACCGGCGGCGAGCTGCACTCCTACGAGGTGCGCGACGACTTCGCCCAGATCGCCCGGCGCAACGTGGAGGCGTTCTTCGGTGCGCCGCATCCCGCCTGGCGACTGCACGTGGGCGACGTCGCCGACTGCCCGGAGACCGGGTTCGACCGGATCATCCTGGACATGCTCACCCCGTGGGAGACCCTCGACATGGTCGAGCGGGCGTTGCTGCCCGGTGGCGTTTTCGTCGGCTACGTGGCGACCACCCCGCAGCTGTCCGAGCTGGTCGAGGCGCTGCGCGAGCGGGGCGGCTGGACCGAGCCGCGGGCCTGGGAGTCGCTGGTACGCGACTGGCACGCCGAGGGGCTCGCCGTGCGCCCCGACCACCGGATGATCGCGCACACCGCGTTCCTGGTCTCCGCGCGTAAGCTCGCTCCGGGCGTCACCGCGCCGCCACGCCGCCGCAAACCCAGCAAGGGTGCCGAGGCGTACGCGGAACGCAAGCAGGCGCTGCGCGAGGCGGCGGCGGCCCGGGAGGCGGCGGCGCTGGCCGCCGTCACGTCGGCCGTCGGAGCCGACGAGGCGGACCGGTCGTGA
- the arc gene encoding proteasome ATPase has translation MARSDDADSRAARWEKEAHDLSTQVAFLQEELALVRRKLTESPRHVRQLEERLAATQAQLARLTENNDRLVSTLKEARAQIVTLKEEIDRLAQPPSGYGVFLARHDDGTVDIFTGGRKLRVAVSPSLDAEELRRGQEVLLNDALNIVDAFGYERVGEVVMLKEILAGPEGSPGDRALVVSHSDEERIVHLADTLIGTAIRAGDSLMIEPRSAYAYERIPKSEVEELVLEEVPDVDYTDIGGLQSQIEQIRDAVELPFLHADLFREHQLRPPKGILLYGPPGCGKTLIAKAVANSLAKKIAERLGKDRHTSFFLNIKGPELLNKYVGETERHIRLIFQRAREKAGEGTPVIVFFDEMDSIFRTRGSGVSSDVENTIVPQLLSEIDGVEGLENVIVIGASNREDMIDPAILRPGRLDVKIKIERPDAEAAKDIFSKYILAGLPLHPDDLAEHGGEPKATVAAMIDAVVLRMYSETEENRFLEVTYANGDKEVLYFKDFNSGAMIQNIVDRGKKMAIKEFLTSGRKGLRLQHLLDACVDEFRENEDLPNTTNPDDWARISGKKGERIVYIRTLVSGGKGTETGRSIETASNTGQYL, from the coding sequence GTGGCACGCAGTGACGACGCGGACTCGCGCGCCGCACGGTGGGAGAAGGAGGCCCACGATCTCTCCACGCAGGTCGCGTTCCTTCAGGAGGAACTCGCCCTGGTGCGGCGCAAGTTGACCGAAAGCCCCCGACACGTCCGGCAGCTCGAAGAGCGGCTGGCGGCCACCCAGGCACAGTTGGCGCGGCTCACCGAGAACAACGACCGGCTCGTGAGCACCCTCAAGGAGGCTCGCGCGCAGATCGTGACGCTCAAGGAGGAGATCGACCGGCTGGCACAGCCGCCGTCCGGCTACGGCGTCTTCCTCGCGCGGCACGACGACGGCACGGTGGACATCTTCACCGGCGGACGCAAGCTCCGGGTCGCCGTCTCACCCTCACTGGACGCCGAGGAGTTGCGGCGTGGCCAGGAGGTCCTGCTCAACGACGCGCTCAACATCGTCGACGCGTTCGGCTACGAGCGGGTCGGCGAGGTGGTGATGCTCAAGGAGATCCTCGCGGGTCCCGAGGGCAGCCCGGGCGACCGGGCGCTGGTGGTCTCGCACTCCGACGAGGAGCGCATCGTCCACCTGGCCGACACCCTGATCGGCACGGCGATCAGGGCCGGCGACTCGCTCATGATCGAGCCCCGCTCGGCGTACGCGTACGAGCGGATCCCGAAGAGCGAGGTCGAGGAGTTGGTGCTGGAGGAGGTGCCCGACGTCGACTACACCGACATCGGCGGCCTCCAGTCGCAGATCGAGCAGATCCGCGATGCGGTGGAGCTGCCCTTCCTGCACGCCGACCTGTTCCGGGAGCACCAGCTCCGGCCGCCGAAGGGCATTCTGCTCTACGGTCCGCCGGGCTGTGGCAAGACGCTCATCGCCAAGGCGGTGGCCAACTCGTTGGCCAAGAAGATCGCCGAGCGGTTGGGCAAGGACCGGCACACCAGCTTCTTCCTCAACATCAAGGGCCCGGAGCTGCTCAACAAGTACGTCGGCGAGACCGAGCGGCACATCCGGCTGATCTTCCAGCGGGCCCGGGAGAAGGCCGGGGAGGGCACTCCGGTCATCGTGTTCTTCGACGAGATGGACTCGATCTTCCGGACCCGTGGCTCCGGCGTCTCCTCCGACGTGGAGAACACCATCGTCCCGCAGCTGCTCAGCGAGATCGACGGTGTCGAGGGCCTGGAGAACGTCATCGTGATCGGCGCCTCCAACCGGGAGGACATGATCGATCCGGCCATCCTGCGCCCCGGCCGGCTCGACGTGAAGATCAAGATTGAGCGTCCGGACGCCGAGGCGGCCAAGGACATCTTCTCCAAGTACATCCTCGCCGGGCTGCCGCTGCACCCCGACGACCTCGCCGAGCACGGCGGCGAGCCGAAGGCCACCGTGGCAGCCATGATCGACGCGGTGGTCCTGCGGATGTACTCGGAGACCGAGGAGAACCGTTTCCTCGAGGTGACCTACGCCAACGGTGACAAGGAAGTCCTCTACTTCAAGGACTTCAACTCCGGCGCGATGATCCAGAACATCGTCGACCGGGGCAAGAAGATGGCGATCAAGGAGTTCCTCACCTCCGGGCGCAAGGGGCTGCGGTTGCAGCACCTGCTCGACGCCTGCGTCGACGAGTTCCGGGAGAACGAGGACCTGCCCAACACCACCAACCCGGACGACTGGGCCCGGATCTCCGGCAAGAAGGGCGAGCGGATCGTCTACATCCGCACGCTCGTCTCCGGCGGCAAGGGCACCGAGACCGGCCGCTCCATCGAAACCGCGAGCAACACCGGCCAGTACCTCTGA
- a CDS encoding ubiquitin-like protein Pup has translation MASQEGGQTQSGKSHQAEEIDDVTTEANPEVAERHAEITEDVDDLLDEIDSVLEENAEEFVRGYVQKGGE, from the coding sequence ATGGCTTCACAAGAGGGCGGCCAGACCCAGTCGGGCAAGTCGCACCAGGCCGAGGAGATCGACGACGTCACCACCGAGGCCAACCCGGAGGTCGCCGAGCGGCACGCCGAGATCACCGAGGACGTCGACGACCTGCTCGACGAGATCGACTCCGTCCTGGAGGAGAACGCCGAGGAGTTCGTGAGGGGGTATGTCCAGAAAGGGGGTGAATGA
- a CDS encoding sensor histidine kinase, translated as MTEGAERWWVRRPLAGDALFAVALVVLEVAFVLLTPREFWPRQLPSALGWSVLCAAPVVLRRVAPWPAVGAALATLAVPALLGHAPTTQSLTFLVLTYTMAVGWQVLPAVAATTLLWVPVAVLNVLTPVDTGLDVGPAYLVLNNLLTALLAYAVGRAVRARRTSLRALRERARVAEENQRSLAEQAVADERRRIARELHDVVAHHVSVMGVLATGARRVLHRDLAAADEAVATIEDTSRVTLRELRRLLDVLRTDAEPAADLTPQPGLAGIAALVEQVREAGLPVTLEVAEPGPAVDEGVSLTVYRIVQEALTNALKHAGRATATVRLGVEDGGLTVEITDTGRGPEPGPDRIGHGLVGMRERVGLYGGTLRIGPRPGGGFRVYARIPVEPVGTVPA; from the coding sequence ATGACCGAGGGAGCCGAACGGTGGTGGGTGCGCCGGCCGTTGGCCGGTGACGCCCTCTTCGCCGTCGCCCTGGTGGTGTTGGAGGTCGCCTTCGTCCTGCTCACCCCGCGCGAGTTCTGGCCCCGGCAGTTGCCGTCCGCGCTGGGCTGGAGCGTGCTGTGCGCGGCGCCGGTGGTGTTGCGCCGGGTCGCCCCGTGGCCTGCGGTGGGGGCCGCACTGGCCACCCTGGCGGTGCCGGCGCTGCTCGGGCACGCCCCGACCACCCAGAGCCTGACGTTCCTGGTGCTGACTTACACGATGGCGGTCGGCTGGCAGGTGCTGCCGGCGGTCGCCGCCACGACGCTTCTCTGGGTGCCGGTGGCGGTGCTCAACGTGCTCACCCCGGTGGACACCGGGCTCGACGTCGGCCCGGCGTACCTGGTGCTCAACAACCTGCTGACCGCGCTGCTCGCCTACGCGGTGGGTCGGGCGGTGCGGGCCCGGCGCACCTCGCTGCGGGCGCTGCGGGAGCGGGCCCGGGTGGCCGAGGAGAACCAGCGGTCGCTGGCCGAGCAGGCGGTGGCCGACGAACGGCGGCGGATCGCCCGGGAGCTGCACGACGTGGTCGCCCACCACGTCAGCGTGATGGGGGTGCTGGCCACCGGGGCACGGCGGGTGCTGCACCGGGACCTGGCCGCCGCCGACGAGGCGGTCGCCACGATCGAGGACACCAGCCGGGTCACGCTGCGGGAGCTGCGGCGGCTGCTCGACGTGCTGCGTACCGACGCGGAGCCGGCCGCCGACCTCACCCCGCAGCCCGGTCTGGCCGGCATCGCCGCGCTGGTGGAGCAGGTACGCGAGGCGGGGCTGCCGGTCACCCTGGAGGTCGCGGAGCCGGGGCCGGCGGTCGATGAGGGGGTGTCGCTGACCGTCTACCGGATCGTGCAGGAGGCGCTGACCAACGCGCTCAAGCACGCCGGGCGGGCCACCGCGACGGTCCGGTTGGGGGTCGAGGACGGTGGCCTGACCGTGGAGATCACCGACACGGGACGGGGTCCCGAACCGGGGCCCGACCGGATCGGGCACGGATTGGTCGGCATGCGGGAACGGGTCGGCCTCTACGGTGGAACCCTGCGGATCGGGCCACGACCCGGCGGCGGCTTCCGGGTGTACGCGAGAATTCCGGTGGAACCGGTCGGGACGGTCCCGGCATGA
- the prcB gene encoding proteasome subunit beta, with translation MAAGFDPSGRLPDVFTNAGTSSFTSFLSRVAPEMLPGRRPLPPGMAADLAPHATTIVAISAVGGVVLAGDRRATMGNLIAQRDIEKVHPADAYSLVGIAGTAGIGIELMRLFQVELEHYEKIEGAMLSLDGKANRLASMIRGNLGAAMQGLAVVPLFAGFDLAARDPARAGRIFSFDVTGGPYEETGYDAIGSGSLFAKSALKKRYRAGVSVDDATRLAVEALYDAADDDTATGGPDLTRRIYPVVMTATAEGTRRLTEAETATIAESVVAGRMENPGG, from the coding sequence GTGGCAGCGGGCTTTGATCCATCCGGGCGTCTACCAGATGTGTTCACCAACGCGGGGACGTCCTCCTTCACCTCGTTCCTGAGCCGGGTGGCCCCCGAGATGCTGCCCGGCCGACGGCCGCTGCCGCCGGGCATGGCCGCCGACCTGGCGCCGCACGCGACCACCATCGTGGCCATCTCGGCCGTCGGTGGCGTGGTGCTGGCCGGCGACCGTCGGGCCACCATGGGCAACCTGATCGCGCAGCGGGACATCGAAAAGGTGCACCCCGCCGACGCGTACTCGCTCGTCGGCATCGCCGGCACGGCGGGCATCGGCATCGAGCTGATGCGGCTGTTCCAGGTGGAGCTGGAGCACTACGAGAAGATCGAGGGCGCGATGCTCTCCCTCGACGGCAAGGCCAACCGGCTCGCCTCGATGATCCGCGGCAACCTCGGCGCGGCCATGCAGGGGCTCGCGGTCGTCCCGCTCTTCGCCGGGTTCGACCTGGCCGCCCGGGATCCGGCCCGGGCCGGGCGGATCTTCAGCTTCGACGTCACCGGTGGCCCCTACGAGGAGACCGGCTACGACGCGATCGGCTCCGGTTCGCTCTTCGCCAAGTCGGCACTGAAGAAGCGGTACCGCGCCGGTGTGTCCGTCGACGACGCGACCCGGCTCGCCGTCGAGGCGCTCTACGACGCCGCCGACGACGACACGGCCACCGGTGGGCCGGACCTGACCCGGCGGATCTATCCGGTGGTGATGACGGCGACCGCCGAGGGCACCCGCCGGCTCACCGAGGCCGAGACGGCCACCATCGCCGAGAGCGTCGTCGCCGGGCGGATGGAGAACCCGGGCGGCTGA
- the prcA gene encoding proteasome subunit alpha, which yields MAMQFYASPEQIMRDRSELARKGIARGRSAVVLSYTGGVLFVAENLSSALHKVSEIYDRIGFAAVGRYNEFENLRRAGVRMADLNGLSYDRRDVTGRALANAFAQTLGAIFTEQSKPFEVEICVAQVGATADEDELYRLTYDGSVNDEPGRMAMGGQAEAITGVLKSEHRADLSLAEAVKVAMKALSSVGGEGGAARTIAPNQLEVAVLDRGRVGRTFRRITGAALTALLEGDAAADAAPADGRAKTPSVPTEEAHKPTTSAGSADLEGQPQEKPEA from the coding sequence GTGGCCATGCAGTTCTACGCCTCGCCCGAGCAGATCATGCGCGACCGCTCCGAGCTGGCCCGCAAGGGCATCGCCCGGGGGCGCAGCGCGGTGGTCCTGAGTTACACCGGCGGGGTGCTCTTCGTCGCGGAGAACCTCTCCAGCGCCCTGCACAAGGTCAGTGAGATCTACGACCGGATCGGCTTCGCCGCCGTCGGCCGGTACAACGAGTTCGAGAACCTGCGCCGCGCCGGGGTACGGATGGCCGACCTGAACGGCCTGAGCTACGACCGGCGCGACGTGACCGGCCGGGCCCTGGCCAACGCGTTCGCGCAGACCCTGGGCGCCATCTTCACCGAGCAGTCCAAGCCGTTCGAGGTGGAGATCTGCGTGGCGCAGGTCGGTGCCACGGCCGACGAGGACGAGCTGTACCGGCTCACCTACGACGGGTCGGTCAACGACGAGCCGGGCCGGATGGCGATGGGCGGCCAGGCCGAGGCGATCACCGGGGTGCTCAAGTCCGAGCACCGGGCCGACCTGTCGCTCGCCGAGGCGGTCAAGGTGGCCATGAAGGCGCTGAGCAGCGTCGGCGGCGAGGGCGGCGCGGCCCGGACGATCGCCCCCAACCAGCTCGAGGTGGCCGTCCTGGATCGCGGTCGGGTCGGGCGTACCTTCCGGCGGATCACCGGGGCGGCGCTGACCGCGCTGCTGGAGGGCGACGCGGCCGCTGACGCCGCGCCGGCCGACGGCCGGGCCAAGACCCCCTCGGTGCCCACCGAGGAGGCGCACAAGCCCACCACCTCGGCCGGCTCGGCGGACCTGGAGGGCCAACCCCAGGAGAAGCCGGAAGCGTAA
- the dop gene encoding depupylase/deamidase Dop, with amino-acid sequence MSVRRIMGTEVEYGISVPGQAGANPMVTSSQVVNAYGARPELNRGGRARWDYEEESPLRDARGFTYSGAAYDPAEALADEDLGLANVILTNGARLYVDHAHPEYSTPEVTNPLDVVRWDKAGERVMAEAARRAATIPGTQPIHLYKNNTDNKGASYGAHENYLMRRQTPFADIVAYLTPFFVTRQIVCGAGRVGIGQDGGQSGFQISQRADFFEVEVGLETTLKRPIINTRDEPHADADKYRRLHVIIGDANLSEISTYLKVGTTALILTMIEEKALGADLGIADPVAELRAVSHDPSLTHRMRLRDGRRLTALDLQWAYYERVRSFVDERYGADTDAQTLDVLERWERVLDRLGRDVFLCADELDWVAKLRLLEGYREREKLGWSSPKLQLVDLQYSDVRPEKGLYHRLVTRGSMKTLLDDEQTRRAMTEPPEDTRAYFRGRCLAQYAPEVVAASWDSVIFDVGRESLVRVPMMEPERGTRKHVGALFDRCDTAKDLLETLTGG; translated from the coding sequence ATGAGCGTCAGAAGAATCATGGGCACCGAGGTCGAGTACGGGATCTCCGTGCCCGGCCAGGCCGGAGCCAACCCGATGGTCACCTCGTCCCAGGTGGTCAACGCGTACGGCGCACGCCCGGAACTCAACCGTGGCGGTCGGGCCCGCTGGGACTACGAGGAGGAGTCGCCGCTGCGCGACGCCCGCGGCTTCACCTACTCCGGGGCCGCCTACGACCCGGCGGAGGCGCTCGCCGACGAGGACCTCGGCCTGGCGAACGTGATACTCACCAACGGTGCCCGGCTCTACGTCGACCACGCACACCCTGAGTACTCCACCCCCGAGGTGACCAACCCGCTCGACGTGGTGCGGTGGGACAAGGCGGGGGAGCGGGTGATGGCCGAGGCAGCCCGCCGGGCGGCCACCATTCCCGGCACCCAGCCGATCCACCTCTACAAGAACAACACCGACAACAAGGGTGCCAGCTACGGCGCGCACGAGAACTACCTGATGCGCCGGCAGACCCCGTTCGCCGACATCGTGGCGTACCTGACGCCGTTCTTCGTCACCCGCCAGATCGTCTGCGGTGCCGGCCGGGTCGGGATCGGCCAGGACGGCGGGCAGAGCGGGTTCCAGATCTCCCAGCGGGCGGACTTCTTCGAGGTCGAGGTCGGCCTGGAGACCACCCTCAAGCGGCCGATCATCAACACCCGCGACGAGCCGCACGCCGACGCCGACAAGTACCGTCGGTTGCACGTCATCATCGGCGACGCCAACCTGTCGGAGATCTCCACCTATCTCAAGGTGGGCACCACCGCGTTGATCCTCACCATGATCGAGGAGAAGGCGCTCGGTGCCGACCTGGGCATCGCCGATCCGGTCGCGGAGCTGCGCGCGGTCAGCCACGACCCGTCGCTGACCCACCGGATGCGGCTGCGCGACGGCCGTCGACTGACCGCCCTGGACCTCCAGTGGGCCTACTACGAGCGGGTGCGCTCCTTCGTGGACGAGCGGTACGGCGCGGACACCGACGCGCAGACCCTGGACGTGCTGGAGCGCTGGGAGCGGGTGCTGGACCGGCTCGGCCGTGACGTGTTCCTCTGCGCCGACGAGCTGGACTGGGTGGCCAAGTTGCGGCTGCTGGAGGGTTACCGGGAGCGGGAGAAGCTGGGCTGGAGCTCGCCCAAGCTCCAGCTGGTCGACCTGCAGTATTCCGACGTACGGCCGGAGAAGGGCCTCTACCACCGGCTGGTGACCCGGGGGTCGATGAAGACGCTGCTGGACGACGAGCAGACCCGCCGGGCGATGACCGAGCCGCCCGAGGACACCCGGGCCTACTTCCGGGGTCGCTGCCTCGCCCAGTACGCCCCCGAGGTGGTCGCGGCGAGCTGGGATTCGGTGATCTTCGATGTGGGCCGGGAGTCGCTGGTCCGGGTGCCGATGATGGAGCCGGAGCGGGGCACCCGCAAGCACGTCGGCGCGCTGTTCGACAGGTGCGACACCGCCAAGGACCTGCTGGAGACGTTGACCGGCGGCTGA
- a CDS encoding RecB family exonuclease encodes MTAEPVVDKQHSPAVLPATIRASLSPSRAADFKTCPLLYRFRSIDRLPERTSVEQARGTLVHAVLERLFDLPAGGRTPDAAGDLVGPQWDRLVTEQPELAALFDPGDEAGTAEFLRSAAALLEGYFAVEDPRRLEPAERESLISAVVDDELLIRGYLDRLDVAPDGALRVVDYKTGGAPREAFEARALFQLKFYALVLWRTRGVVPRVLRLLYLKDAEICDYSPDAEELLRFERTVVALWQAIEQATERQDFRPRPSRLCDWCNHQVHCPTFGGTPPPFPERAAAADPLRDARSRPATPGADE; translated from the coding sequence ATGACGGCGGAACCGGTGGTCGACAAGCAGCATTCTCCGGCGGTGCTACCCGCCACGATCCGGGCGTCGCTGTCGCCGTCGCGGGCGGCCGACTTCAAGACCTGCCCGCTGCTCTACCGGTTCCGCAGCATCGACCGGCTGCCCGAACGCACCAGCGTCGAGCAGGCCCGGGGCACCCTGGTGCACGCGGTGCTGGAGCGGTTGTTCGACCTGCCGGCGGGCGGGCGCACCCCGGACGCCGCCGGTGATCTCGTCGGGCCGCAGTGGGACCGGCTGGTCACCGAGCAGCCCGAGCTGGCCGCCCTGTTCGATCCGGGCGACGAGGCGGGCACCGCCGAGTTCCTCCGGTCGGCGGCGGCGCTGCTGGAGGGCTACTTCGCGGTGGAGGACCCGCGCCGGCTGGAGCCCGCCGAACGGGAGAGCCTGATCTCCGCGGTGGTCGACGACGAGTTGCTCATCCGGGGCTACCTCGACCGGCTCGACGTGGCCCCGGACGGGGCGCTGCGGGTGGTCGACTACAAGACCGGCGGGGCGCCGAGGGAGGCGTTCGAGGCTCGGGCGTTGTTCCAGCTGAAGTTCTACGCGCTGGTGTTGTGGCGCACCCGGGGCGTGGTGCCCCGGGTGCTGCGCCTGCTCTATCTCAAGGATGCCGAGATCTGCGACTACTCCCCCGACGCCGAGGAGTTGCTGCGCTTCGAGCGCACCGTGGTGGCGCTCTGGCAGGCCATCGAGCAGGCCACCGAGCGGCAGGACTTCCGCCCCCGGCCGAGTCGGCTCTGCGACTGGTGCAACCACCAGGTGCACTGCCCGACGTTCGGCGGCACCCCGCCGCCGTTTCCCGAGCGGGCCGCCGCAGCCGACCCGTTGCGCGACGCCCGGTCCCGACCGGCCACCCCCGGCGCCGACGAGTAG
- a CDS encoding endonuclease VII domain-containing protein codes for MSGLPEATDKVCPQCGRSLPTSAFHRNRRRVDGLSFYCKTCAAARSEASRRRRGIAPQRKADVPLADGLKWCPDCEQIKPMDAFPRTTNASGRHSYCKPCHNSRGKETVQRLYGGSREYHLRRRYGIGEQEFQELLAEQGGVCAVCGAEDPQHVDHDHRTGWVRGILCFNCNGGLGQFRDSPTRLARAITYLRGTTWQRALIHPGVYQMCSPTRGRPPSPRS; via the coding sequence ATGTCCGGTTTGCCGGAGGCGACGGACAAGGTGTGCCCCCAGTGCGGTCGCTCGTTGCCGACGTCGGCCTTCCACCGGAACCGGCGACGCGTGGACGGCTTGTCGTTCTACTGTAAGACCTGCGCGGCGGCCCGCTCCGAGGCGAGCCGCCGCAGGCGCGGGATCGCTCCGCAGCGGAAGGCGGACGTGCCGCTCGCGGACGGTCTGAAGTGGTGCCCTGACTGCGAGCAGATCAAGCCCATGGACGCCTTTCCCCGCACCACCAACGCGAGCGGACGCCACAGCTACTGCAAGCCCTGCCACAACTCACGCGGCAAGGAGACCGTGCAGCGGCTCTACGGTGGCAGTCGCGAGTACCACCTGCGCCGCCGCTACGGGATCGGCGAGCAGGAGTTCCAGGAGCTGCTCGCCGAGCAGGGCGGTGTCTGCGCCGTCTGCGGCGCGGAAGATCCTCAACATGTGGACCACGATCACCGCACCGGATGGGTGCGCGGGATACTCTGCTTCAACTGCAACGGTGGTCTTGGCCAGTTCCGTGACAGTCCCACGAGGCTGGCCAGGGCGATCACGTATCTGAGAGGAACCACGTGGCAGCGGGCTTTGATCCATCCGGGCGTCTACCAGATGTGTTCACCAACGCGGGGACGTCCTCCTTCACCTCGTTCCTGA
- a CDS encoding site-2 protease family protein, whose translation MFGVPLHLNVSMLLLTLLVTVTYAEFARDRLGLSPLGGYLIGLGFVVSLLGSVLLHELGHALTARRYGIGVRGITLELLGGYTEMDRDAPNPRVELLVALAGPAVSAVLGGLAVAATLAAPDHTLTHQLALQLALSNVIVAVFNLLPGLPLDGGRALRALLWRITRDRHRATEAAGWVGRAVAVGTAGLVVLLTVQRVLVPLALPLMLLVAITLWRGAGQSIRYARISRRVPLIDLARLARPVFAVPTGTPLAEAQRRHAEQGPPGSAVAVVDGAGRPVALVDPAAADAVPPGRRPWLAVDTVARPLAALPTLPLGLDGERVMAAVQAHPGARYVVTSGEDVVGVLHIADLAQVLEPTRKMNR comes from the coding sequence GTGTTCGGGGTGCCGCTGCACCTCAACGTGTCGATGCTGCTGCTGACCCTGCTGGTGACGGTCACCTACGCCGAGTTCGCCCGGGACCGGCTCGGGTTGTCCCCGCTCGGCGGCTACCTGATCGGCCTCGGCTTCGTGGTGTCGCTGCTCGGCTCGGTCCTGCTGCACGAGTTGGGGCACGCGCTGACCGCCAGGCGGTACGGCATCGGTGTGCGCGGGATCACCCTGGAGCTGCTCGGCGGCTACACCGAGATGGACCGGGACGCCCCGAACCCCCGGGTGGAGCTGCTCGTCGCGCTGGCCGGGCCGGCCGTCTCGGCGGTGCTCGGCGGGCTCGCCGTGGCCGCCACCCTGGCCGCCCCCGATCACACCCTGACCCACCAGCTCGCGCTGCAACTGGCGCTGAGCAACGTCATCGTGGCCGTGTTCAACCTGCTGCCCGGCCTGCCCCTGGACGGTGGCCGGGCGCTGCGGGCCCTGCTGTGGCGGATCACCCGGGACCGGCACCGGGCCACCGAGGCCGCCGGCTGGGTCGGGCGGGCCGTCGCGGTGGGCACCGCCGGGCTGGTCGTGCTGCTCACCGTGCAGCGGGTCCTGGTGCCGCTGGCGTTGCCGCTGATGCTGCTGGTCGCGATCACCCTCTGGCGGGGCGCCGGCCAGTCGATCCGGTACGCCCGGATCAGCCGCCGGGTGCCGCTTATCGACCTGGCCCGGCTGGCCCGGCCGGTCTTCGCCGTACCCACCGGGACGCCGCTTGCCGAGGCGCAGCGCCGGCACGCCGAACAGGGCCCACCCGGGTCCGCCGTCGCCGTGGTCGACGGCGCCGGCCGACCGGTCGCCCTGGTCGACCCGGCGGCGGCGGACGCCGTGCCGCCGGGCCGGCGGCCCTGGCTGGCGGTGGACACGGTGGCCAGACCGCTGGCCGCCCTGCCGACCCTGCCGCTCGGTCTCGACGGCGAGCGGGTGATGGCGGCCGTCCAGGCACACCCGGGCGCGCGGTACGTGGTGACGTCAGGCGAAGATGTGGTCGGCGTTCTGCACATCGCGGATCTCGCCCAGGTCCTCGAACCCACACGGAAGATGAACAGGTGA
- a CDS encoding ferredoxin, with protein sequence MTDVATDQLQVWVDQDLCTGDGLCVQYAPEVFEFDVDGLAYVKGTDGELRLAPGSRVDVPEHLRLEVIDSAKECPGECIHVVRGSDGVEVAGPEAEDD encoded by the coding sequence GTGACCGACGTCGCGACCGACCAGTTGCAGGTCTGGGTGGACCAGGATCTCTGCACCGGCGACGGGCTCTGTGTGCAGTACGCGCCGGAGGTCTTCGAGTTCGACGTCGACGGCCTGGCGTACGTCAAGGGCACCGACGGTGAGCTGCGGCTCGCCCCCGGTAGCCGGGTCGACGTGCCGGAACACCTGCGGCTGGAAGTCATCGACTCCGCGAAGGAGTGCCCGGGCGAGTGCATCCACGTGGTGCGCGGCAGCGACGGCGTCGAGGTGGCCGGCCCCGAGGCCGAGGACGACTGA